From Magnolia sinica isolate HGM2019 chromosome 13, MsV1, whole genome shotgun sequence, one genomic window encodes:
- the LOC131223167 gene encoding heme oxygenase 1, chloroplastic-like — MASSLVPISQSHPFPSEAYFKNPKTRSAFASVFVRDSNLQDRIFSRGSSALNGRKRAEKPFKTFLVSATTAEKPKKRYPGEAKGFVEEMRFVAMKLHTRDQAKEGEKEPDTQPVAKWEPSIEGYVRFLVDSKGVYDTLEQIVEKAACPWYAEFRNTGLERSEKLAKDLGWFKEQGHAIPEPSSPGTSYARYLEDLSEKDPPAFICHFYNVYFAHTAGGRMIGKKVAEKILDKKELEFYEWDGDLSQLLQNVREKLNKVAESWSREEKDHCLEETEKSFKYSGQILRQIFS, encoded by the exons ATGGCTTCTTCTTTAGTACCCATCTCACAATCCCATCCCTTCCCGAGCGAAGCCTACTTCAAAAACCCCAAAACCCGGTCCGCTTTTGCCTCGGTTTTCGTCAGAGATTCCAATCTTCAAGATAGAATCTTCAGCAGGGGATCCTCTGCTTTGAATGGCCGTAAAAGAGCTGAGAAACCATTCAAGACGTTTCTCGTGTCGGCAACAACAGCGGAGAAGCCGAAGAAGCGGTACCCCGGCGAGGCGAAGGGATTCGTTGAGGAAATGCGGTTCGTGGCGATGAAACTGCACACACGCGACCAAGCGAAAGAAGGCGAGAAAGAGCCCGACACGCAGCCGGTTGCGAAATGGGAGCCATCAATCGAAGGGTATGTCAGGTTCTTGGTGGACAGCAAAGGGGTGTATGATACGCTAGAGCAGATCGTCGAGAAGGCAGCGTGTCCTTGGT ATGCCGAGTTCAGGAATACGGGCTTGGAAAGGTCGGAGAAATTGGCGAAAGATTTGGGGTGGTTCAAGGAACAAGGCCATGCAATTCCAGAACCATCTTCTCCTGGGACTTCTTATGCTCGCTATCTTGAAGACCTATCTGAAAAGGACCCTCCGGCATTCATCTGCCACTTTTACAATGTATATTTTGCTCACACAGCTGGGGGTCGAATGATCGGTAAAAAA GTGGCTGAGAAGATACTTGACAAGAAGGAATTAGAGTTCTATGAGTGGGATGGAGACCTTTCCCAACTGCTGCAGAATGTGAGGGAGAAGCTCAACAAAGTCGCAGAG AGCTGGTCTAGGGAAGAGAAGGACCATTGCTTGGAAGAGACTGAGAAGTCCTTCAAATACTCAGGACAGATCCTTCGCCAGATATTTTCATGA
- the LOC131223166 gene encoding NAC domain-containing protein 30-like, whose amino-acid sequence MATNEHSYSSSSLQGPSSSSPILQVQLPPGFHFIPHDWQLIMHYLFCRTHELEPPEDINIPEINIYDHLPDDLKRNFYYGFEGDMYFYTRRKFIGERVERLVAGGRGFWKNTGKDDNIKISKDIVGIKKAFAYREENGKHATGWQMQEYRLKNTEADDVVLYKIYKN is encoded by the exons ATGGCTACTAACGAACATtcctactcttcttcttcccttcaaGGGCCTTCATCTTCTTCCCCCATCCTGCAAGTACAACTTCCGCCCGGATTCCATTTCATACCCCATGACTGGCAGTTGATAATGCACTACCTCTTTTGCCGTACCCATGAACTTGAGCCTCCAGAGGACATAAACATCCCTGAAATAAATATTTATGATCACCTCCCTGATGATCTTAAAC GCAACTTCTATTATGGCTTCGAAGGTGACATGTATTTCTACACTCGTAGGAAGTTCATTGGAGAGCGGGTAGAACGCCTTGTAGCTGGCGGTCGTGGATTTTGGAAGAATACTGGCAAGGATGACAATATAAAAATTTCCAAGGACATCGTCGGGATTAAAAAGGCATTTGCCTATCGTGAGGAGAATGGAAAACATGCGACCGGTTGGCAGATGCAGGAGTATAGGCTTAAGAATACGGAG GCAGACGACGTTGTTCTATATAAAATTTACAAGAACTAA